The following DNA comes from Candidatus Binatia bacterium.
CTGCAGTGGTCGCGACAATCCGGACCCGGTGCGGGCTATGCAGCCGTCGAGCGCATCGCGCAGGGAAGCGAAGGCCTGCTGCTGCTGACGGCTACGCCCGAGCAGCTCGGCGCCGAAGGACACTTCGCGAGACTGCGGCTGCTCGATCCGGACCGCTACGGCGATTTCGAGCAGTGGCGCGAAGAAGCCGAAGGCTGGCGCGACGCGGCCCGCATCGCCGGCGAGCTCTCCGCGCAAGGGCCGCCATCGGCCGGTACTGCCGCCGATCTCGCTGGAATTCTCGGTCGTGACCTCGACGAAATTCGCACCGCCGCGCTGACGGAGCAGGGGCGCTGCCGCCTTCTGTCCGAGCTCATCGACCGTCACGGTCCCGGTCGCGTGATGTTTCGCAACACACGAGCCGCGGTGGCCGGATTTCCGCGCCGCAGTGTGCATCGCCACCAGCTCCAGGCACCGGCCGATGCGCTGCAGCGCGATGCCCTGCTGGCAAGGCTCGCAAGTGAGCTCTCGGCCGACGTCCCGGATCCGCGATCACGCCCGGAAGTTTCTTTCGATTTCAACGCCGATCCCCGCATCGCTTGGCTCGTCGGTCTTCTCGGCGCCGACGGTCCGGCCAAGGTGCTCGTGCTCTGCAGCAGCGCAGCCAAGGTCGAAGCGCTCGAAGCGGCGATCGCTGCGCGCATCCGCATCGCCACGGCGCAGTTCCACGAAGGCCTGACGCTGCTGCAGCGCGACCGCGGCGCCGCGTGGTTTGCCGAGCCCGACGGCGCGAGGCTGATGATCTGCTCGGAGCTCGGCAGCGAAGGACGCAACTTCCAGCACGCCCAGCACCTCGTGTTGTTCGATCTTCCGCTCGATCCGGACGTGCTCGAACAGAGAATCGGACGCCTCGACCGCATTGGCCAGCGCGGCACCGTCGAGATCCACGTGCCGTGGGTGGCCGGCAGCGGCCAGCAAGTCCTCGTGCGCTGGCTCGACGAGGGAATCGACGCGCTGCGGCGCCCGACTCTCGCCGCACGGCCGCTGCTGGAGCGATTCGGCAACCGCGTGCGCGAGCTTGCGACGAGTCCCATCGCGGCCGATTGCACCGAACAACTCGATCGCCTCGTCGCAGATACCGCCGAGGCCGCAAAAGAGCTGGCCGAGCACGTCGAGAAGGGCCGCGACCGGCTGCTCGAAATGGCTTCGCTTCGCCGCGAAATCGCCGATCCGCTGATTGCCGCCGTTCGCGCGCTCGACGAAGACGAAGCTCTCGAGGATTTCTTCCTGCGCATCCTCGAGCATTTCCACGTGCCGGCCGAAGAAGCGTGGCCGCGCTGCTACCTTCTCAATCCGGACGGAACGCGAAGCCCCGATTTTCCCAGCCTCGAATCCAGCCAGACGATGCTTTCGTTCGACCGCCACACGGCACTGGTGCGCGAGGACCTCGCGTTCGCGACTGCCGATCATCCGCTTCTCTGCGATGCGATGGAGTTCCTGGTCGCCTCTCCCGGCGGCAATGCTTCGTTCGCGTTGCTCGAGGACGCCCAGCCGGCACGCCTTTGGCTCGAAGCGCTGTTCGTCGTCGAGCCGGTGGCTCCGGCCAGGCTGCATTGCGATCGATTCCTCGCGCCGGTGCCGGTGCGCATCGTGCTCGACCAGCACCTGCGCGAAGCGGTCGCGACCGACGATCCGTCGCAGTTCGACCTCGTCAGTGGCCGCGGCCAGTGGGTCGCGACGAACCAGGCGACGCTCGCTCCGCTGCTCGCGAAAATGTCTGTGCGCTGCAAAGAGCTCGCCGAGGAGCGCGCGGCGCTGCTTCGCCGCGACGCGAGGGCCGCTGCCTCGGCACAGCTCGGCGCCGAGCTCGAACGCCTGGCGAGCCTGGCTGCCGTCAATGCCGCCGTGCGTCCCGAAGAAGCCGATGCGCTCAGGGCGCAGCGCGAAGAGCTGGACGCCGCGCTCGCGGGCGCGCGCCTTCGCGCCGATTCGCTGCGTCTGGTCTGGCAGGGGCCGGTTTCCGGCGGCGATCCGAAGTTTCGCGCCTGACGGCCGCCGTCTCCGCAGCCGGTACGCCGTCACTCCACCTCACGAGTTTTCCCATCCGTGAATCGGAAAGCGGGGGGCGATTCCTACATCTGGGAATCAGGCTCCCGGATTTGCTGCACAAAATC
Coding sequences within:
- the rapA gene encoding RNA polymerase-associated protein RapA, yielding MASGIAVGQRYVSDAEPELGLGLVIGVDGRMVELAFAAADEVRRYVVGSSPLRRVRFSVGDVLVDEAGLAHPVDGVEERDELLFYRSGEVELPETRVAARTDVSGPRERLLSGRVDAPAAFDLRVETLERLHAIRASPVRGFAGPRIELLPHQFSVAGDVSARLLPRVLLADETGLGKTIEAGLIISRLILTGRAARVLVIVPDALVNQWLVELRRRFQLRFAVFDAERCDAIEESEPGTNPFVQDQFVLAGLSLFSGNEERSSQAADARWDVVVVDEAHHLQWSRQSGPGAGYAAVERIAQGSEGLLLLTATPEQLGAEGHFARLRLLDPDRYGDFEQWREEAEGWRDAARIAGELSAQGPPSAGTAADLAGILGRDLDEIRTAALTEQGRCRLLSELIDRHGPGRVMFRNTRAAVAGFPRRSVHRHQLQAPADALQRDALLARLASELSADVPDPRSRPEVSFDFNADPRIAWLVGLLGADGPAKVLVLCSSAAKVEALEAAIAARIRIATAQFHEGLTLLQRDRGAAWFAEPDGARLMICSELGSEGRNFQHAQHLVLFDLPLDPDVLEQRIGRLDRIGQRGTVEIHVPWVAGSGQQVLVRWLDEGIDALRRPTLAARPLLERFGNRVRELATSPIAADCTEQLDRLVADTAEAAKELAEHVEKGRDRLLEMASLRREIADPLIAAVRALDEDEALEDFFLRILEHFHVPAEEAWPRCYLLNPDGTRSPDFPSLESSQTMLSFDRHTALVREDLAFATADHPLLCDAMEFLVASPGGNASFALLEDAQPARLWLEALFVVEPVAPARLHCDRFLAPVPVRIVLDQHLREAVATDDPSQFDLVSGRGQWVATNQATLAPLLAKMSVRCKELAEERAALLRRDARAAASAQLGAELERLASLAAVNAAVRPEEADALRAQREELDAALAGARLRADSLRLVWQGPVSGGDPKFRA